TTAATTAAATGCAATCCACTGCATCCACTCCATTCTACATCgcaataaaaaatgaacacagtTGCTCAGAAACATGTGGTTTGATAAGTGGGCCAAAAACGGATTCACAATGTCTTTATAAAAGCCTTTGTCGCCATATATTTCATTAAGCTGCAGTTAGCGTGTCCTTCATAATATTTGGACACTTGCTCTCCAAGTAGTGTCGATTAATCTCTGGAGCTGTGAGCTTGATAATAAACAGTCATCCTGAAATCAAACAGCCACAcgttttttctcatttatttcattgCTATCTTTTTCTTAATTACAAATATTGCTGTAACTATCGCTTCACTCGAGTATGAGGATGCTGAGGAAAGGAATGCAAAACCTCAGAttaaaatttattttaaatttcacaATGAATCAAGGCTGCCAAGTCAACTGTTGCTTGTGTTGCCACAGCTACTCTAGATACTCTAGTAGTTCTAGGCAGAACATCCAAACGGCTAAAAGATGTTCTTAGCGGCCCGTGCATCAAATTCAAATGCAATGACACATCAGCAAACGCTAATGTTTCCCCATCAGTGAAAACCGAATATTCATCAACAAATTGTCTAATTAAAATACTtaatataatacagtatatagttaCTGCCTTTGACCCAGATAAAACAAACGTGATCCCATGTTAATTTGAATTGAATAACAACTTGTGCATTTTGAAGATGAAAGTTATTTGTTACATTGACATGAGCTCAAATATTAAGCGGGTCTTTCACATTGAACTAAATAATACATTCTGCAAATTTAATCGTAAGTTACTTTACACTCCCTAAAGCCTCATCAGCACTTGCAAAAAGGCAACATGATGAAGTCCAGAAGATGTGGCAACAATGAAGGGGGGCTCATTAATCCTTGCCTTTTCTGAAAGATTTGTGGCTTATTTCAGAATCCCTTGCATAGTTGGCTACTTCATATCAGTGAAATGGTTTCTGGATATCATTGTTGAAGCAATATTCTGCATTATGTAAAATCATTTCTGTGATAAGTGACATGAAGTTCACGCATACTTCTAACATTTTAGTTGCACAAAAATAGCAGCATGCTTGCTTTTTATGGCCTTTGAAATAAGGTTTGGCAACAGGCAGCTTAACGCCGGATGCAGAGAAAAATCATACCGACATTTTCCATAATGTAGCTACGCACGCAGCCACAGTCGGCCTTAGTGTCTCTGATCAACATCTCAAGCACGCCATTCAAGATATTACAACATATAGACTGACTGTGGTCTCTGATTATTCCTGTAGGCCTAATTAATTCGCAGAAATTACAGAAATGCTTGAACTATATAGAACAGTTGTAATGTCGCTGTCATGTGCCTTGACAGACGGGGAGACTTGTCCAATTACCTCCATATGATTTTACGCCAGACACCTACACAATGGCCGCGACCTCAGAAACTGCAGTGGCGGACACGTGCAACAAAACTTCGCCAAAATATTTCATATGACTCTCACGGCggggttttttatttattttttttcccagcatgctTACATGTCTAAATGTGTCTCGCGCCGCAGCCCCTTGTCTGTGGGAGAAAGTAATGGCTTCTTCAGTCCTCCAACATGAAGTCTGGGTGACAAGGGGACTTCAATTACAACCTCGGAGAGACCCCCGGTTAAATTATTCAGTATGGACAAGGTTCACAGCGATAAACCCACGGGCAAATTAacgcgcttgtgtgtgtgtgtgtgtgtgtgtgcgtgtgtgtgcgtgcgtgcgtgcgtgcgagagagagagacacacacatgccagtTATTTGACTCAATCCAAAATATCGACTGTGTACACGACActaaatattcaataaaatgtaaatcaatTGATCAGGTGGATATCAGTTTCACTACTCGTCCGATCAGTTTGTAGTTTAGGCCACTCTAGTTCAAGCTGATCATAAGCTGCAGGTGCACTCGACACATTCACTATTTTAAACGCGCATTAACAAAATGATCAACAATAATAAACGGCGtaaattattgatattttatattaaaaaaatatatacacatgaatgtgataaaaacagaataaatggtATTTTGAACTGACCTTAAATGAAGACAGTAAGTAAAACGAATGACATAAATAGGCTGTTTTGTTTATCAAGGTTTAATTTAATGTACAAATAATGTGACCAACTGACCATGCCTCGTGTTAGACGTCTAATTCGAAAATCACACTTAAATCCGTAAAACAGATACGTTTTCGAGATTTAGCCAACAATTGCAATTACTGAGCCTTTCAAACACGAAATACACCCTTTCAATTAAACacgcagagaaagagagagactgagaatACAAGCAGGTCTAAAGTTAAAGGCTGTCACTCACACTACACTCCAAATCCTCTGAACGCACCGGGAGAAATTACGCGCAAAGAGAAACActtttcctggaaaaaaaaacattgttttactgCTGGCTTGGAGAGTATACGCTGGTGTTTGCCCGTTTAAACCTAAAgggtttgtgttttcctgtgtcgACCTGAGAGCAGCGGACAGCTCCGTGCGCCCAGATGCTGCTGAGGCGGACTGAAGCTcttctgctctgattggctgcccgCACTGACAGCTCTGCACATGATTGCAGGAAGAGAAGCCCGACCCCCTTTCACTCTTGCTAAAGGAACCATTCATAAACTACACAAGTCCAGCTCACAGCTGAGTGTGGACGAAAAGTGAGCGGGGACACGGAGGAGAGAATATCAGCAAGAGGAGATGAGTGGTCACAGACGATGCTTTAGCCTTTAGCGTCTGCAGCCCAGGACACGGATGGTGACCCACAACCTGAATATGAATCTACCTAGCGGTGCTGGAAGTGCTCATGACTTGGACTGATATTTAGCACGCTATTACGTTGCATCCCTATccgtttcctcctcctcacactgaCGTCCATCCGctgcaaaaagcaaaaaaaaaaaactttgattaCACACTTTTCCTGCACGGGGAAGCATTTGCCTCTGGCTTTACCGGTCAGCATTGGATCCGTCAACTTACTGCGACTCCCCGGTGTACAGCCCGGACCTCTGCCCAAACATGATCGCGACGCAGGCAAAGCTGGTTTACCAGCTAAACAAATACTACAACGAGAGATGCCAAGCTCGCAAAGCGGCCATTGCGAAGACTATAAGGGAGGTTTGTAAAGTGGTGTCGGATGTCctgaaggaggtggaggtgcaGGAGCCCCGGTTTATCAGCTCCCTCAGTGAGATAGATGCGCGCTATGAGGGGATGGAGGTCATCTCCCCCAATGAGTTTGAGGTGGTGCTTTACCTCAACCAAATGGGGGTGTTCAACTTTGTGGATGACGGCTCCTTGCCCGGCTGCGCGGTGCTGAAGCTGAGTGATGGCCGTAAAAGGAGCATGTCGCTGTGGGTCGAGTTCATCACCGCCTCGGGCTACCTGTCAGCCAGAAAGATCCGCTCCAGGTTTCAGACTCTGGTGGCACAGGCCGTGGATAAGTGCAGCTACCGCGACGTGGTGAAGATGGTGGCGGACACCAGCGAGGTCAAACTGCGGATCAGGGAGAGGTATGTGGTGCAGATCACCCCCGCGTTCAAGTGCACTGGAATTTGGCCTAGAAGTGCAGCTCAGTGGCCCATGCCCCACATCCCCTGGCCCGGTCCTAACCGGGTAGCAGAAGTCAAAGCCGAAGGTTTTAACCTCCTCTCCAAAGAGTGCTACTCGTTAACGGGGAAGCAGAGCTCTGCAGAGAGCGACGCCTGGGTTCTGCAGTTTAGCGAGGCCGAGAACAGGCTGCTGATGGCCGGCTGCAGGAAGAAGTGTCTGTCCGTCCTGAAGACTTTGAGGGACCGTCACCTGGAGCTACCGGGACAGCCGCTCAACAACTACCACATGAAGACCCTGCTGCTGTACGAGTGTGAGAAACACCCGAGAGAGACCGACTGGGACGAGTCTTGCCTCGGAGACCGACTGAATGGcatcctgctgcagctcatATCCTGTCTGCAGTGCCGCAGATGCCCCCACTACTTCTTGCCAAACTTGGACTTGTTTCAGGGAAAGCCTCACTCAGCCCTGGAGGCTGCTGCTAAGCAGACGTGGAGACTAGCGAGGGAAATCCTCACCAATGCTAAAAGTTTGGACAAACTATAAAGTGATTGTAGAGACAGAGCCGAGAGACATTTTGGGATAAAACTTCAGAGAAGGACAAAGATGATTCTGCAACTGATTCTCCAagcaatgtgaaaaaaaaaaaaatcagtaacaAAATAATGCAGCGAGGAAACCACAAAcccccctttttaaaatggagcAATTGGGCCACTgccagagagaaagtgaaggtacattttcagataaatgtaataaCTTTCAGTTgtcttctttaaatgttttcacaaagTGAAGaaccttttatttaaatatatgcaCAAAATCGTTAAgtgaaagaataaaatgtaGCGTGCCAAGTTcgatttttttcattatgtgacttaaaaaaaaaagaaatgttaataaaatgttgcaaattaaattacaacTTGGCCTCGTGTCTTGACGTGTTTTGGCAGCTGATATGACAGGCTGTTGCATTTTGCTTTGCTATTGTCTGATGAACAGAACCATTCAATTATTCATTTCCACGAGAGAAAGTTAACCCGTGATCAACAccgggaaaaagaaaaaggaaaaaccgCTTTTGCGAAATTTAAAGATGGAATGTGCACAGCCGACTTCAGGCCATTAGTTATTTTTACAGCGCGTCACAGGCTCAAAAGGATTTTCGAATGAATGTAAATCAACGGGCTCATGTTAATATACAGGCCTGGGAGCATCTGTGCTCTCTGTTTTAACAGCAGCACAAGCAGAAGTTCTGCAGCAAAACTCCAGCTTTAGTCTGACTAATGCGGTTGATTTTAGATAATGCAGTGTGGCTTATATGTGGCCCTTATTGTCAGGGTTATTATTAAGAATATCTGATAGAAaaatcacattcaaataaatggGGATATTATTTAAAAGCAGCATCTGTAAAtacacagctgcacacatttaaaaacaaaaacgacaATTTCAGGGAGTTAAACTGCAGCGactgaacaaacacaaccaCCTGTGGGTCAGCACGTATTCTGTATGAAGCTGGTACTAATCTAACTACTAAATTACTAGTATCAGTCCAAATgtgactgtttatttttttatgaaaacgCTGTTTCCGTGCAATTGgaattgtaaaaaaataaacctgcttaccaggaaaaaaaatatatgctGCAGTCCTAAAAAAAGGGGACGATCATTGCTAATGTGAAGGCCTGATTTATGTGCCGTTATAAGTCAgtttgatcatttatttatttattacaaaaacacGGAGTTTATCCCCACTAAACTGGTGTTAAATTTACTTTACAAAATATTCATtaagaaaaaagagacagagtcGTTTTATATTCAAACCCAAAAATATTgcagagtaaaaaaacaaatgacagcacgcggtaaattacattttccccATTTCAGTTGAAATATTGTAACTTCAACGACAGACTGACATGACACGAATACAACATTATCAgataaaaacatggaaacacacttgGAGTATCTTTTTGCTTATTTAAAAGAATACACTTGAGATATGAAACACACTGTATTCAGTCAGTCTTCCATTCAAATGTAAAGCCTGCATGTAGCATTATAGACTTTCGAGCCTGGCTTCAATAAGTGACCATTTTAGACGTGATCAATGGGGCTCCAGTCTCTTACCTTTGGATCGATGGCCTTGAAGCCCGGCTCGTCTTCATCCACCTCGAAGTAGAGCTCGGAGGCGGTGATGGACAGCGTGCCTTTCACCACCACAGCCGGAGCCACCAGCTGCGCACTGGTGCTCAAGTTGACTGGGCCTGCAGGGAGAGACACACGCCGGTCAGGACACAAGCGGCGTGTCCTCCCTCTCCAAGTggggacatttaaaaaataaaagccaccaACGGTAAAAGGTAAACGTATAAAACTCAACAGGGGATTGCACCgagctgaaacacactgtgGGCCTTCAATCCTGGATTAGGGAAGTTGATGAGTGGTAAAGATAAACACGCGAAAGATAATTTCAGTCTATTTTATAAGTTGAGGCCGTGTCTCCCACGAATCATGTTTATATCAAACTGCTTTGCATTGGAGTTACTATATAAAAGTATATTAAAACATATACGAGGCTAAAGGCTGCGGCTACTTCAAACAGTCTGTAGTTTTCCTCCTGTAATCGGTCATCTGCAGTAACTCGAGGAGTTCAAGAGAAGCTGAGAAACATGCAACACTCCAGTCTGCCTACTGTATCATACATGCGGACAgatcctaaaataaaatactgcagTATCCTAACCTCGCACTAATAACAGTGTAAAACTTTGCTGTTAACATTGAGTTAACTGTCAGAAAATCGACTGTCAGTCAGAACCCATTGATTGCGGGCGTTTGGGTGAAGCTCTGTTTAATCTCTCATCAATCTTAATTTATGCCAGTATGACAATGGGAGCCGGCTCAGGGGAGCTGTGGGTGGAAGCCCTGCCCGGCTCTGCGCATATGAGCCATTGTATTTGCAGATGTGCGCCGCGGAGAGAGGAGGCTCGGAGCCCGGCTTGATTTCCCTGAGCACCCTCACACTCGTGCACACGGATGGAATAAACAGATATATATTCATCCCTCTGCCTCTCGTGAACCCCGTGAGTACTGACATGTTATCCGTGggttgaaataacatttttttatttttttttttgttccattcaGTCAAAGACATTCAATTACACCTGAAGCAGACAGCTGCTTAAGAGAAGAAGCTGAACCTCTCCCGACAATCTCCACTCAGTTCTCGCAGTATACACATCACTTTATTAGACAGGATTCAACGTTTAATCCTATTGTGATCCAGTTGCCTTATTTTAATAGCGCTGTGAGCCCCATTAATGCAGCTTAGTCTGGTGGGCGCTGTAGCTGCACATACAAATGCGGATTACACTGCAATCCGATTAGCGgctatattatatttaattaagATTATTTAAATAGCACATGTATCAAAAGCAACAAAGAACTGACAACATCGTGAGTTGGATTACATTTAACATAAAGCTGTGCTGGGGTCGTTTGATCAGGCTAATAGGCTCATGCAGGGgaggttttatttctgtaatgctgcttttcttgaaTCAGATAATGTCCCATTTCTGGGTAAGCAGTATCCTGGGATAAACTCGGCTACTgcttggatttaaaaaaaaaaatgtttagagTGTTGCTACTCAggcctgtgtgtatgtttgtgaagCAGACCTCCAGTGGCAGACAGAAAACTGCAGATACTGTGTTTTCACCAGCCCTCTCTAGGATAGTGGTGCTATAATAAAAGATTGTCCAGAGGTATCATGCTGGCTAAGGCTTTCATTAAAAGCCTGTTTTCCTTGTACGTTCGCACAATTAATGCCGagatatctttaaaaaaaaaaaaagtgtgataTCAAAGCAAAACAGCAACGTCATATGAGAAAATCAGTGAAATCCTATGATGGGAGATGaccttatttctttattttgtctggGCTGCAGGACAAACAACGCAGCAGGACTGGGAGGGGTGAGAatgagatgaagaggatgacTCGTTCCTTTACCTGTTAAGTTCTCCAGGTCCTTCTCCTCTAAGGATGACAGAGTGTCATCGTCTCCGTCAAGTAATGTCTCACTCTCCGCGTTTTGATTTCCCAGAGCCTGACTCCTGATGGACTGCTTGCCTTTGAGAACATCCTCCTCAGACGCTGGAGGGGGGGAAAAGGggctttttattttacctttaataCATTACAGTTATGAGGTCATACAGTGTTACGCATGAagtaacatttatttcatattgtaCTGTAGGTTAACACAATAAATCTGTTTAACTTTATTCAGTGAGGAGTTTAATGGCTTTCAAACTTTAAATGATCACGTTTgagcagattttatttttaactgcaacaaaacatctgactCGGACGTCTTTTCAgtgtaaaaacagcaattatACAGTAAGCAACCATAACAAACggtaaaaaaaatgacaaaggaGGAGTCATTTTTACGTCACATCACAGATTCAGTACGAGCTTTTTCCTCACTGCCTTAGTTGAAGCTGCAGCCGCTAATGGTGAAGTGGTAAATAAAAAGAAGGCTTTCCATTCAAATGTGATTATCATTACAACCtcacataaaatcaaaatgtaagtATAATCTAC
The sequence above is a segment of the Enoplosus armatus isolate fEnoArm2 chromosome 2, fEnoArm2.hap1, whole genome shotgun sequence genome. Coding sequences within it:
- the mab21l2 gene encoding protein mab-21-like 2, yielding MIATQAKLVYQLNKYYNERCQARKAAIAKTIREVCKVVSDVLKEVEVQEPRFISSLSEIDARYEGMEVISPNEFEVVLYLNQMGVFNFVDDGSLPGCAVLKLSDGRKRSMSLWVEFITASGYLSARKIRSRFQTLVAQAVDKCSYRDVVKMVADTSEVKLRIRERYVVQITPAFKCTGIWPRSAAQWPMPHIPWPGPNRVAEVKAEGFNLLSKECYSLTGKQSSAESDAWVLQFSEAENRLLMAGCRKKCLSVLKTLRDRHLELPGQPLNNYHMKTLLLYECEKHPRETDWDESCLGDRLNGILLQLISCLQCRRCPHYFLPNLDLFQGKPHSALEAAAKQTWRLAREILTNAKSLDKL